In Prochlorococcus marinus XMU1404, the following proteins share a genomic window:
- a CDS encoding ATP-dependent Clp protease ATP-binding subunit, with translation MKIVSSEFSNSAWSFFILAKEIAYKNHQQNVDSDNLFLALIKQDNLTKKILKNNNVNINEIEKEIMSSLNLKAKMKDKQDNLYIGDTLHKIFLKANEIKNTLNDVVISTEHLVYGFTYDEKYGFQILNQKGIPEFLETIKKMKSDPAEKNEFDTSNESLGKYGIDLTQSARDGTLDPVIGRDEEIRRTIQILSRRTKNNPVLIGEPGVGKTAIVEGLAQRIINGDVPSALQDRQLISLDMGSLIAGAKYRGEFEERIKNVLKKVKESDGKIILFIDEIHTVVGAGASGGSLDASNLLKPMLARGELRCIGATTIIEHKQNIEKDPALERRFQKIKIDAPSIDDTVSILRGLRERYEVHHSVRISDNALVAAATLSERYINDRFLPDKAIDLIDEAASRLNMVITSKPEEIDEIDRKVLQLEMEKLSLRRETDDFSEERLKKINNELISLKGKQAELGDKWKKEKEEINEISTIKEEIESVQLQIDQAKRSFDLNKAAELEFGTLNSLQKKLKEKSQCLVNSHKNGETSLLRQEVTFDDIAEVVSKWTSIPVQNLNQSEKDKLLSLESILKEKIIGQDKAIRAVADSIKRSRTGLNDPSKPLASFLFLGPTGVGKTELSKVTAKIIFDSNSSITRLDMSEYMEKHSVSKIIGAPPGYLGFESGGQLTEAVRKNPYSLILLDEIEKAHKDILDILLQVLDDGIITDGQGRTINFKNSIIVLTSNLGSQSINDLSLRKEDTNEIKKFVDNELKKFFKPEFLNRLDEIVIFNNLEFNDIKEIAKIQLQNLEKRVNKKNLKFKISDEVINQLVENSYDHSYGARPLKRIIQKQIETKISNNLLNNHYLNKDEINIYLLNGEIIVD, from the coding sequence ATGAAAATAGTTTCAAGCGAATTTTCAAATTCTGCTTGGAGCTTTTTTATTTTGGCTAAAGAAATTGCTTATAAAAATCATCAACAAAACGTAGACTCTGACAATTTATTTTTAGCTCTTATAAAACAAGATAATCTTACAAAAAAAATCTTAAAAAATAATAATGTAAATATCAATGAGATTGAGAAAGAAATAATGTCTTCGTTAAATTTGAAGGCAAAAATGAAAGATAAACAAGATAATTTATATATCGGTGATACTCTTCACAAAATATTTTTGAAAGCGAATGAAATTAAAAATACTTTAAATGATGTAGTGATATCAACAGAACACTTAGTTTACGGTTTCACTTATGATGAAAAATATGGATTTCAAATTTTAAATCAAAAAGGCATTCCAGAATTTCTTGAAACTATAAAGAAAATGAAGTCAGATCCAGCAGAAAAAAACGAATTTGATACTTCTAATGAATCTTTGGGAAAATATGGTATCGATCTAACTCAATCCGCTCGAGATGGAACTTTAGACCCAGTTATTGGTAGGGATGAAGAGATTAGAAGAACAATTCAAATATTGAGTAGAAGAACAAAAAATAATCCAGTTCTTATTGGAGAACCTGGGGTTGGTAAAACGGCCATTGTTGAAGGGTTGGCTCAAAGAATTATTAATGGCGATGTACCTTCTGCCCTACAAGATAGGCAACTAATTTCATTAGATATGGGTTCACTTATAGCTGGGGCAAAATATCGTGGAGAATTTGAAGAAAGAATAAAAAATGTCCTGAAGAAAGTTAAAGAATCAGACGGTAAAATCATTCTTTTTATTGATGAAATTCATACAGTTGTTGGAGCTGGTGCTAGTGGAGGTTCTTTAGATGCGAGCAACCTATTAAAACCAATGCTTGCAAGAGGAGAGCTTAGATGTATTGGTGCTACAACTATTATTGAACATAAACAAAATATAGAAAAAGATCCTGCTCTAGAACGAAGATTTCAGAAAATAAAAATTGATGCTCCTTCAATAGATGATACCGTATCAATATTAAGAGGATTGAGAGAAAGATACGAAGTTCATCATAGTGTGAGAATTTCTGACAATGCTTTAGTTGCAGCAGCAACCCTTAGCGAAAGATATATTAATGATAGATTTCTTCCGGACAAAGCAATAGATCTAATCGATGAAGCAGCCTCAAGATTAAATATGGTCATAACTTCCAAACCTGAAGAAATTGATGAAATTGATCGAAAAGTTCTGCAGTTGGAGATGGAAAAATTATCTTTAAGAAGAGAAACAGATGATTTTTCTGAAGAAAGATTAAAAAAAATCAATAATGAACTTATATCCCTTAAAGGTAAACAGGCAGAATTAGGTGATAAATGGAAAAAAGAAAAAGAAGAAATTAATGAGATTAGCACCATAAAGGAAGAAATAGAATCTGTTCAATTGCAAATAGATCAAGCCAAAAGGAGTTTTGACCTCAACAAAGCAGCAGAATTAGAATTTGGAACTTTAAATTCTTTACAAAAAAAATTAAAAGAAAAAAGTCAGTGTCTAGTTAATTCTCACAAAAACGGAGAGACGAGTCTTTTAAGGCAAGAAGTTACTTTTGATGATATTGCAGAAGTTGTCTCAAAGTGGACCTCTATTCCAGTACAGAACTTAAACCAGTCAGAAAAAGATAAACTTTTGAGCCTCGAGTCAATCCTTAAAGAAAAAATTATTGGTCAAGATAAGGCAATTAGGGCTGTTGCAGATTCCATTAAAAGATCAAGGACTGGTCTAAATGATCCAAGCAAGCCTTTAGCCAGTTTCCTCTTCTTAGGTCCAACTGGTGTTGGGAAAACAGAGCTTAGTAAAGTAACAGCCAAAATTATATTCGATTCAAATTCTTCAATTACAAGACTGGATATGTCTGAATATATGGAAAAGCATTCAGTAAGCAAAATTATAGGTGCGCCTCCTGGATATTTAGGTTTCGAATCAGGCGGTCAATTAACTGAAGCAGTGCGAAAAAATCCTTATTCGTTGATACTTCTAGATGAAATAGAAAAAGCACACAAAGACATTTTAGATATTCTTTTACAGGTACTTGATGATGGAATTATTACTGATGGTCAGGGTCGCACAATCAATTTCAAAAATTCAATCATAGTTCTCACAAGTAATTTAGGAAGTCAATCAATAAATGATTTATCCCTTAGGAAAGAAGATACAAATGAAATAAAAAAATTTGTAGACAATGAACTTAAAAAATTTTTCAAGCCTGAGTTTTTAAATCGACTTGATGAAATAGTTATTTTTAATAATTTAGAATTTAATGACATAAAAGAAATTGCAAAAATCCAGCTTCAAAATTTAGAAAAAAGAGTTAACAAAAAAAATCTAAAATTCAAAATTTCGGATGAGGTAATTAACCAACTAGTCGAAAATAGTTACGATCATTCCTATGGTGCAAGGCCTTTAAAAAGAATTATTCAAAAACAAATTGAGACAAAAATTTCAAACAATTTATTGAATAATCATTACCTTAATAAAGACGAGATTAATATTTATCTGCTTAATGGAGAGATAATTGTTGATTAA
- a CDS encoding NAD(P)H-quinone oxidoreductase subunit L, with protein sequence MESIFNNSFATLIAYIGVISIYLLVIPLFLFYWMNNRWNVMGKFERLGIYGLVFLFFPGLILFSPFLNLRLRGSDKG encoded by the coding sequence ATGGAAAGTATTTTTAATAATTCATTTGCAACTTTAATTGCTTATATTGGAGTTATTTCCATCTATTTGTTGGTCATTCCATTATTTCTGTTTTACTGGATGAATAATAGATGGAATGTAATGGGCAAATTTGAAAGATTAGGAATTTATGGACTTGTATTTCTTTTCTTCCCAGGTTTAATTTTATTCTCTCCATTTTTAAATCTTAGATTAAGAGGAAGTGATAAAGGGTAA
- a CDS encoding YciI family protein, whose protein sequence is MEKFVVFGEYCEDVIIKRTPFREQHLNRLKTLKDRDILVTLGPTKCTKYLFGIFNANDENQLRDLIEEDIYWEKGIWINYDIYPWVQAF, encoded by the coding sequence ATGGAAAAGTTTGTAGTTTTTGGAGAATACTGTGAAGATGTAATTATAAAAAGGACCCCATTTCGTGAACAACATCTTAATAGACTTAAAACTTTAAAAGATCGTGATATTTTAGTTACTTTAGGACCAACAAAATGTACAAAATATTTGTTTGGAATTTTTAATGCTAATGATGAAAATCAATTAAGAGATTTGATTGAGGAAGATATATATTGGGAAAAAGGTATATGGATTAATTATGATATTTATCCTTGGGTGCAGGCTTTTTAA
- the hisIE gene encoding bifunctional phosphoribosyl-AMP cyclohydrolase/phosphoribosyl-ATP diphosphatase HisIE produces MTYSTNFSIEDLRFDNYGLIPAIAQDWLDGSILMLAWMNEESLKMTLETKNVHYWSRSRSEIWRKGATSGSTQILKKIRFDCDNDALIILIEQNGSGACHTGEKSCFFNEIQINQNNKKEKKTIPFSNISSELFNTIKDRSINPSEKSYTNHLFTKGSNTILKKIGEESAEFIMACKDNDKDSISNEAADLIYHLQVALMHKGVDWRDVLAVLESRRKN; encoded by the coding sequence ATGACTTATTCAACGAATTTTTCGATAGAAGATCTACGCTTTGATAATTATGGATTAATCCCTGCAATAGCACAAGATTGGCTTGACGGATCAATTCTTATGCTTGCTTGGATGAACGAAGAATCATTGAAAATGACTCTTGAGACCAAAAACGTTCATTACTGGAGCAGATCAAGATCCGAAATTTGGAGAAAAGGAGCTACAAGTGGAAGTACCCAAATACTTAAGAAGATAAGATTTGACTGCGATAATGATGCACTAATCATATTGATTGAACAAAATGGTTCAGGCGCATGTCACACTGGTGAAAAAAGTTGTTTTTTCAACGAAATTCAAATTAATCAAAATAATAAAAAAGAGAAAAAAACAATTCCCTTCTCAAATATTAGTTCTGAATTATTCAATACCATCAAAGATAGATCAATAAATCCTTCAGAAAAAAGTTACACAAATCATTTATTTACAAAAGGTAGTAACACTATTTTAAAAAAAATAGGAGAAGAATCCGCTGAATTTATAATGGCTTGCAAAGATAATGATAAAGATTCAATCTCAAATGAAGCTGCTGATTTAATTTATCATCTCCAAGTAGCCCTTATGCATAAAGGAGTTGATTGGAGAGATGTACTTGCTGTTCTAGAATCAAGAAGAAAAAATTAA
- a CDS encoding YkvA family protein → MKDNYKTQEKIYDAEVIESSTFDENIIIKILIKAGRTIAKPALEVLEMAIDPYTPAQVRVSLMAALAYLIMPFDLFPDFMPLVGFSDDFVALTAVLSIWSKYMTPSIRARAENKLNKLFPFY, encoded by the coding sequence ATGAAAGATAATTACAAAACCCAAGAAAAAATTTATGATGCTGAAGTTATAGAAAGTTCAACATTTGATGAGAATATTATTATCAAGATTCTTATTAAAGCAGGAAGAACAATTGCCAAGCCTGCATTAGAAGTTTTGGAGATGGCTATAGATCCTTACACTCCAGCACAAGTGCGAGTTTCATTAATGGCTGCGCTTGCCTATTTAATTATGCCATTTGACCTTTTCCCTGACTTTATGCCATTAGTTGGTTTTAGTGATGATTTTGTAGCTCTCACAGCAGTACTTAGTATATGGAGCAAATATATGACTCCTTCAATAAGAGCAAGAGCAGAGAATAAGCTTAATAAGTTATTTCCTTTTTATTAA
- a CDS encoding AbrB family transcriptional regulator, with product MLTGSDLLAKVKELGDVSKSDLVRACGYVSTKKNGGERLNFTAFYEALLEAKGVNLGDSGVAGIGKGGRKLSYIATVQGNGNLLIGKAYTALLDLKAGDEFEIKLGRKQIRLLPTE from the coding sequence ATGCTCACTGGTAGTGATCTTCTTGCAAAAGTTAAAGAGCTTGGTGATGTTAGCAAATCTGACCTTGTTCGAGCTTGTGGATATGTTTCCACCAAGAAAAATGGAGGTGAACGCCTAAATTTCACCGCATTTTATGAAGCACTACTTGAAGCAAAAGGAGTTAATCTTGGCGACTCTGGAGTGGCAGGCATTGGCAAAGGAGGAAGAAAGCTAAGTTATATAGCTACAGTTCAAGGGAACGGAAATCTTTTGATTGGGAAAGCATATACAGCACTTTTAGATTTAAAAGCAGGTGATGAGTTCGAAATTAAACTTGGAAGAAAACAAATAAGATTGTTACCAACTGAATAA
- the gorA gene encoding glutathione-disulfide reductase — MEFEFDLIVVGAGSGGLAAAKRAASYGAKVAIIEVNKIGGTCVIRGCVPKKLMVYAAKSKKNIDSSEGYGLKSEGINFESKVLLKNIREEVARLSNLHRNSLNKLNITIFEGLGRFVTQNELEIICPKTRNIIDKISSKKILISVGGKPKKLNIPGIDLAWTSDDIFELEKFPKSILIVGGGYIACEFASIFRNLGTEVTQLIRGQRLLNGFDEDLSSCLEESPTFTGINIISNNQLISIKRVNGDLQSSLDSGDKIFTNNILIATGREPNLLPLNLDFLNLKMDGQFLDVDELNQTSNANIYAVGDIINRPNLTPVAIEQGRVFSDNFFNDQKRKVNYENIPKAVFTIPEISTVGLSEERAKHVYSEENIKVFKCKFTPMSNTFKENKSKCMLKIVVNKLTDKVLGCHMFGETSSEIIQMVSIALNAGITKKDFDITMALHPTISEEFVTMYR; from the coding sequence TTGGAATTTGAATTTGATTTAATTGTTGTTGGTGCAGGATCAGGGGGACTGGCGGCTGCTAAACGCGCTGCTAGTTATGGCGCAAAAGTTGCAATCATAGAAGTAAATAAAATAGGAGGAACTTGTGTAATAAGGGGATGTGTTCCAAAAAAATTGATGGTTTATGCAGCCAAAAGTAAAAAAAATATAGATTCTTCTGAAGGATATGGATTAAAAAGTGAAGGTATTAATTTTGAATCAAAAGTTTTACTTAAGAATATTAGAGAGGAGGTTGCCAGATTAAGTAATTTACATAGAAATTCTTTAAACAAATTGAATATAACTATTTTTGAGGGCTTAGGAAGATTTGTAACTCAAAATGAATTAGAAATAATTTGCCCAAAAACAAGAAATATTATAGATAAAATAAGTTCAAAGAAAATTCTTATTTCAGTTGGAGGTAAACCAAAGAAATTGAATATTCCTGGGATAGATTTAGCATGGACTAGTGATGATATTTTTGAATTAGAAAAGTTTCCCAAATCAATTTTAATAGTTGGGGGAGGATATATCGCTTGTGAATTTGCTTCTATTTTTAGGAATTTAGGAACTGAAGTTACTCAATTAATTAGAGGTCAACGTTTACTTAATGGTTTTGATGAGGATCTATCTTCATGCTTAGAAGAATCACCTACTTTTACTGGAATAAATATAATCTCCAATAATCAATTAATATCTATCAAAAGAGTAAATGGAGATCTTCAATCTTCGTTGGACTCAGGTGACAAAATATTTACTAATAATATACTTATTGCTACTGGTAGAGAGCCAAATCTTTTACCTTTGAATTTAGATTTTTTAAATCTAAAAATGGATGGCCAATTTTTAGATGTAGATGAACTTAATCAAACAAGCAACGCTAATATTTATGCCGTTGGAGACATCATAAACAGACCAAACTTAACTCCAGTAGCAATTGAACAAGGTAGAGTCTTTTCGGATAATTTTTTTAATGACCAAAAAAGAAAAGTAAATTATGAAAATATCCCTAAGGCCGTTTTCACTATTCCAGAAATCTCAACAGTTGGTTTAAGTGAGGAGAGAGCGAAACATGTTTACTCTGAGGAAAATATAAAAGTTTTCAAATGTAAATTTACACCTATGTCTAACACTTTTAAAGAGAATAAATCAAAATGCATGTTAAAAATTGTAGTTAATAAACTAACTGATAAGGTACTAGGATGCCATATGTTTGGAGAAACATCATCTGAGATCATTCAAATGGTATCAATTGCATTAAACGCTGGCATCACAAAAAAAGATTTTGATATTACTATGGCTTTGCACCCAACCATTTCAGAAGAATTTGTGACAATGTATAGATAA
- a CDS encoding DUF3007 family protein: MTKGKVIQIGIFVSLIGLISYEFAPQIGINNFTATTISSCILILIVITWVTSYIYRVVNGKMTFMEQRKRYRKEYEKVVNDKLETKFNSLSKKEQEKLMEDLEKNP; the protein is encoded by the coding sequence TTGACTAAAGGTAAAGTTATACAAATAGGTATATTTGTCTCATTAATAGGCTTAATTAGTTATGAATTTGCTCCGCAAATTGGAATCAATAATTTTACAGCCACTACTATCTCAAGTTGTATCTTAATTTTGATTGTTATTACCTGGGTAACATCTTATATTTATAGAGTTGTAAATGGAAAAATGACGTTTATGGAACAAAGGAAGCGTTATAGAAAAGAGTATGAAAAAGTTGTTAATGATAAACTAGAAACTAAGTTCAACTCATTGTCAAAGAAAGAGCAGGAAAAACTAATGGAAGATTTAGAAAAAAATCCATAA
- the pyrC gene encoding dihydroorotase: MKTLTIIKPDDWHLHLREGLVLKNIIHFTSEFFGRAIVMPNTKNPITSIRSAISYKKFIVEALPENSKFEPLMTMYLTDETDKGELINGFKNNVFFAAKLYPANATTNSSHGVKKIENLYKIFESMQDSGIPLLIHGEVNDSKVDVFDREEVFIDRELSQITKRFPKLKIVLEHITTSYAVDFVQQNNIGATITPHHLHINRNAMFFGGLNSDFYCLPVAKRENNRIALRKAATSGKECFFLGTDSAPHLRKWKAFCGCAGIFNSPVAIESYLTVFEEENALDNFEKFASLNGANFYNVPPNKERLKLVSKPYKIKEYIDVLEGKNIVGQIKPFHAGETLQWQVEGIVN; encoded by the coding sequence TTGAAGACATTAACCATAATAAAACCTGATGATTGGCATTTACATTTAAGAGAGGGTCTTGTATTAAAAAATATCATTCATTTTACCTCAGAATTTTTTGGAAGAGCTATCGTAATGCCAAATACTAAAAATCCCATAACATCTATCCGAAGCGCTATTTCTTACAAAAAATTTATAGTTGAAGCTTTACCAGAAAATTCTAAGTTTGAACCATTAATGACAATGTATCTTACAGATGAGACTGATAAAGGAGAATTAATCAATGGTTTCAAAAATAATGTCTTTTTCGCAGCAAAATTATATCCCGCTAATGCTACAACTAATTCCAGTCATGGAGTTAAGAAAATAGAAAATCTATATAAGATCTTTGAATCAATGCAAGATTCTGGGATTCCTCTTCTAATTCATGGGGAAGTGAATGATTCTAAAGTAGATGTATTTGATAGAGAAGAGGTTTTTATAGATAGAGAACTTTCACAAATAACTAAAAGATTTCCGAAATTAAAAATTGTTTTAGAACATATAACCACCTCTTATGCTGTGGATTTTGTTCAACAAAATAATATTGGAGCTACTATTACTCCTCATCATTTGCACATAAATAGAAATGCAATGTTTTTTGGAGGCTTAAATAGTGATTTTTACTGCTTACCTGTTGCTAAAAGGGAAAATAATAGAATAGCTTTGAGGAAAGCTGCAACAAGTGGGAAAGAATGTTTTTTCTTGGGAACTGACTCTGCTCCACATCTTAGAAAATGGAAGGCTTTTTGTGGTTGTGCAGGTATTTTTAATTCGCCAGTTGCGATAGAAAGCTATTTAACTGTATTTGAAGAGGAAAATGCTTTAGATAATTTTGAGAAGTTTGCAAGTTTAAATGGAGCTAATTTTTATAATGTGCCCCCAAACAAAGAAAGATTAAAATTAGTCTCTAAACCTTATAAAATAAAAGAATATATTGATGTTTTGGAAGGAAAAAATATTGTCGGACAAATAAAACCATTTCATGCAGGGGAAACTTTACAATGGCAAGTAGAAGGGATAGTAAATTAA
- a CDS encoding 6-carboxytetrahydropterin synthase — protein sequence MYIHSLKFSCSKSYEDFPCSHRQWRHEGHCRFVHGYSRSFTFWFTAEKLDLNGFVVDFSSLKPLENKLKKQFDHTFLINKDDPLLNYWEKLHDLDALDLRIMDNVGMEYTSELIWRWANEYLRDKDQGRTCCWKTESKENKSNKASYEKIPDWFKS from the coding sequence ATGTATATTCATTCTCTGAAATTTTCATGCAGCAAAAGTTACGAGGATTTTCCCTGTTCACATAGGCAATGGCGCCATGAAGGCCACTGCAGATTTGTGCATGGATATTCAAGATCATTCACCTTTTGGTTCACTGCAGAGAAATTGGATCTAAATGGTTTTGTTGTAGATTTTTCAAGTCTAAAGCCCCTTGAAAATAAACTAAAAAAACAATTTGATCATACTTTTTTAATAAACAAAGATGACCCTTTGTTGAATTACTGGGAAAAATTACATGACTTAGATGCTTTAGATCTTAGAATTATGGATAATGTGGGAATGGAGTACACTTCTGAATTGATTTGGAGATGGGCTAATGAATACTTACGAGATAAGGATCAGGGCAGAACATGTTGTTGGAAAACAGAATCAAAAGAAAATAAATCTAATAAAGCAAGTTATGAGAAGATTCCTGATTGGTTCAAATCTTAG
- a CDS encoding calcium/sodium antiporter: MSYFLFPIIEIFLGVVLLFIGGEFFIQGAIYLSLILGIPQIVIGLTVVSLGTSSPELLVSLGSILKGSDSIAASNVIGSNIFNVLVVLGISSLITPLKVKSRIVRRDVPLLMAISCAVWAMSSTGLLTFQAGIFLILCLVLNTIWEINTINEKEEDTKDAEPEIEEFKDNYKGRVNILVKFILGIFLLSFGSNILVNGSQTLATLLGVNEVVIGLTIVATGTSLPELVTSIIAAFKGKTDLAIGNVIGSNLLNQLLILGSCSIFSGFKGLEIEQSLIKVDLPFMVLTTFACLPIFWSKGKITRIEGFILLNLYIFYILDKILFLNRFNYLYELRIGLIFYFTSLIIILLSQEKFKFSKS, translated from the coding sequence ATGAGTTATTTTTTATTCCCAATAATAGAAATATTTTTAGGAGTAGTTTTACTTTTTATAGGAGGAGAGTTCTTTATTCAAGGAGCTATATATTTATCTTTGATTTTAGGAATACCTCAAATAGTTATTGGCTTAACAGTTGTTTCACTCGGCACAAGCTCTCCTGAATTGTTGGTTAGTTTAGGTTCAATTTTAAAAGGCAGTGATTCGATTGCAGCTAGCAATGTAATAGGAAGCAATATTTTCAATGTTCTTGTAGTCTTAGGTATCAGCTCACTAATAACACCACTTAAGGTAAAAAGTAGAATAGTCAGAAGAGATGTCCCTCTATTAATGGCTATTTCTTGTGCGGTTTGGGCAATGTCATCAACAGGCTTATTAACATTCCAAGCAGGGATCTTTCTAATATTATGTTTAGTCTTAAATACAATATGGGAAATTAATACTATCAATGAGAAAGAAGAGGATACAAAAGATGCTGAACCAGAGATAGAAGAATTCAAAGATAACTATAAAGGGAGGGTGAATATTTTAGTGAAGTTTATATTAGGAATATTTCTTTTAAGCTTTGGTTCAAATATTTTAGTAAACGGTTCTCAAACTCTCGCTACTCTTTTAGGTGTAAATGAAGTTGTTATTGGGTTAACTATTGTCGCTACTGGAACATCATTGCCAGAATTAGTAACTTCAATAATTGCGGCATTTAAAGGAAAAACTGATCTTGCTATTGGGAATGTAATAGGAAGCAATTTGCTCAATCAACTTCTAATACTTGGAAGTTGTAGTATTTTTTCAGGATTTAAAGGTTTAGAAATTGAACAAAGCTTAATAAAAGTTGACTTACCTTTTATGGTTTTAACTACTTTTGCGTGCTTACCAATTTTTTGGAGCAAAGGGAAAATCACCAGAATTGAAGGATTTATTTTACTTAATCTTTATATTTTTTATATTTTAGATAAGATACTATTTTTGAATAGATTTAATTATCTTTATGAATTAAGGATAGGTTTAATTTTTTACTTTACATCACTTATTATAATTCTATTATCTCAAGAAAAATTTAAATTTTCTAAATCATAA
- the trpA gene encoding tryptophan synthase subunit alpha: MKDNKMQITENESFSKVDKKFYELKNNKKLALMPFIMAGDPNIEATSEILLKLQENGADLIELGIPYSDPLADGPVIQVAASRALKSGTTPKKVITLLESLKGKLNIPIILFSYLNPLLCFGFEQFCEMSSNAGVSGLIIPDLPLEEAYKFSKIVSNHLMDLILLVAPTTPFERMKQISNHTKGFTYLVSVTGVTGERNKMENRVENLIAKLKEVNTNPIAVGFGISTPEHVNKVREWGADGVIIGSAFVKRISSSSEKDVVDHVGEFCKDMRLAADQKKYKKLY, encoded by the coding sequence ATGAAAGATAACAAAATGCAAATTACTGAAAATGAATCTTTTTCAAAGGTAGATAAGAAGTTTTATGAGTTAAAAAATAATAAAAAATTAGCTTTGATGCCTTTCATAATGGCTGGGGATCCCAATATTGAAGCAACCTCTGAGATCTTATTAAAGTTACAAGAAAATGGAGCTGACCTTATAGAATTAGGCATCCCATATAGTGATCCACTTGCAGACGGACCTGTTATTCAAGTGGCTGCCTCTCGCGCCTTAAAGTCAGGTACTACCCCAAAAAAGGTAATTACACTTTTAGAGTCTTTAAAAGGTAAGTTAAATATTCCTATCATACTTTTTTCTTACTTAAATCCTTTACTATGTTTTGGCTTTGAACAGTTTTGTGAGATGTCATCTAATGCTGGAGTTTCTGGACTAATAATTCCTGATCTCCCTTTAGAGGAAGCTTATAAATTTTCTAAAATAGTTAGTAATCATCTTATGGACTTGATTTTGTTAGTCGCTCCAACTACTCCTTTTGAGAGAATGAAACAAATATCCAATCATACAAAAGGGTTTACTTATTTAGTGAGTGTTACAGGTGTCACTGGTGAGAGAAACAAGATGGAAAATAGAGTAGAAAATCTTATTGCTAAATTGAAAGAGGTAAATACTAATCCAATTGCTGTTGGTTTTGGTATATCCACCCCTGAACATGTTAATAAAGTTCGTGAATGGGGAGCAGATGGAGTAATTATTGGTAGCGCATTTGTAAAACGAATTTCTAGTTCAAGTGAAAAAGATGTCGTTGATCATGTTGGTGAATTTTGTAAAGATATGCGTTTAGCTGCTGATCAAAAAAAATATAAGAAACTATATTGA
- a CDS encoding sigma-70 family RNA polymerase sigma factor: MSSLSDFLGEIGRHQLLTPERELTMGRKVQEMVVLVNRCQEAGGKGPACEYSEAERKKIKIGEKAKNEMITANLRLVVNLAKRYQGKGLELLDLIQEGTLGLTRAVEKYDPSRGHRFSTYAYWWIRQGLNRALSTQSRTIRIPVNINEKLTKLRSAKSKLMQLKGIPPSSGELAEEMKITKEEIDELLSCELRSITVSLQGTVKSKSDPSELVDILPSDQTPPMELAELAERTASAWKLLDKANLTEKERKIVSLRFGLDGSNEWRTLAEVARHMSCSREYCRQVVQRALRKLRKAGIQNGLVDSIS, from the coding sequence GTGAGTTCATTAAGCGATTTTCTTGGTGAAATAGGTCGTCATCAACTTTTGACTCCCGAAAGAGAACTCACTATGGGCAGAAAAGTCCAAGAAATGGTTGTGCTTGTTAATAGATGCCAAGAAGCAGGTGGTAAAGGGCCTGCTTGTGAATATTCGGAAGCTGAACGGAAAAAGATCAAAATTGGTGAAAAAGCCAAAAATGAGATGATAACTGCCAACCTAAGATTAGTTGTGAATCTTGCCAAGAGATATCAAGGAAAAGGGCTAGAATTGCTAGACTTAATTCAGGAGGGGACATTAGGCCTGACAAGGGCGGTCGAAAAATATGATCCCTCTAGGGGACACAGATTTTCCACCTATGCTTATTGGTGGATTAGACAAGGATTAAATAGAGCATTATCAACTCAAAGTAGGACTATAAGGATACCAGTTAATATCAATGAGAAGCTCACGAAATTAAGATCAGCAAAATCAAAGCTTATGCAACTTAAGGGTATTCCACCCAGTAGTGGTGAGCTAGCTGAGGAAATGAAAATAACCAAGGAAGAGATTGATGAGCTACTTTCTTGTGAATTGAGAAGCATCACCGTTAGTCTCCAAGGTACTGTTAAATCAAAGTCCGATCCTTCTGAACTAGTAGATATTCTTCCAAGTGATCAAACCCCTCCAATGGAATTAGCCGAATTAGCCGAGAGGACAGCCTCTGCTTGGAAATTATTAGATAAAGCAAATTTAACTGAGAAAGAGAGAAAGATAGTAAGCCTAAGATTTGGTTTAGACGGTTCAAATGAGTGGAGGACTCTAGCTGAAGTGGCAAGACATATGAGTTGTAGCAGGGAATATTGCCGACAAGTCGTTCAACGTGCCTTAAGAAAACTTAGAAAAGCAGGAATACAGAATGGGTTGGTTGATAGTATTAGCTAA